Genomic DNA from Nitrospirota bacterium:
TAAGAATATCTCCTGCTGATATTCCCGTATTCCACATTCCTTTCATGATATTGCAGCTTTCTGACATTAAGAAGACGTGCCTTCAGTGAGTAATATCTCGAAGAGATGTCGAAATTATCGGATACAGTTCTGACAAGGGCATCTACGATATCACTTTCAATATCATCGCTCATATGTCTGGAGAGATCGGGGCGAGAAAAGCCCCGAAGATCGTCATCTACTTTCTTGTTAGCAAGGATAGCGTTTATTTCTGCCTCAGCAACATCAGCATGACGCTCAAGGATGTCGTTGAATGCCCGTGCTGCCGAATTCCTGGTTTTCTTGTCGCTGCTGTTCATAAGGCTGATCAATTCGGAAAAAGTCCTGCGGCTTTTGCTGCCGCTTTCGGTGACTATCTCCCGTTCTTCCTTCACAAGAAAACCTGATGTCATCTTGACCCAATTTGAGTATGAGGAAGGTGTTTTAAGGTTCATAATCTTTTCTTCGGATTCGCTCAGAAGATATCTGGACTCTGCGAAAATGCGTTCAAGGAAATGCCTGTATGGCCTGAGGCGTGGATGTCGGAGGAATTTCTTCTGGGAACGTTCAGGAATCCCGGCTAGCCGGAGATGGAAGAACTGTATATCGTTTTCGATCTTTTTACTGTTCTGCTCGATAATATTGAAGCGTGCCTTGAGCTTCGGATCATTCTGATCCTGGGAAGTTCGAAGCCAGAAATAGTACCCCTCGTCACCATCTGCTCCGTATAATCTTCTCCATCTTTCATATTCATCGAGCGCCTGGTGCAGTATCAAAGGGGACCTGAGATAATCAGAACGGGCTTTCCATTTATTTATGAATGCATAGCTTCTTCTTTTTACCGTTTTTCTCTTTGCTCCTATTGAAGGATCGTCGTCACCGTCAAAGAGATGGGTAAGATTCCAGGCGACATGTTTCATAGTTGATATGCTCCGAGGGTAATATTATGAATGTAAAAACTGATCAAAAAACATGAAAAGAACACAAAAAACTCCCCGCTTTGAGGCGGGGAGTTTTTTGTGTTATGACAGGTGATGCTAATCACCCATAATAAGGATCTCAACCCTTCTGTTTTTCGCTCTGCCTGAGCGCGTCTTGTTTGACGCAACAGGTTGAGTCTCTCCGTAACCGATTGTACTTATTTTTGAACCGTCAAATCCTCCTTTCTCGATAAGATATTTCATTGTGGCATCTGCTCTTCTCTCTGAAAGCCCCTGGTTATATTTTTCAGTTCCGGTGGAATCGGTATGGCCTTCCAGTTTTATTCTGGCACCCGGATACTTTTTAATGAAATCAATCGCTTTTTTCAGCTGAGCCATATCGGATTTTCTTATGACCGCCTTGTCAAAGTCAAAATTAATCGTCAGGGTAAACCTGTCGATAACCCTCTCTGCCTTGGCAGGACAAAGGGCATTTGCTTTTTTGGTAGCGTCCTTGGCCATTGCAATAGCCTCTTTTGTCCGGCATGCCCAGAATGTTTCATATGCGCTGTCCTTCTTGTTTTTTGCG
This window encodes:
- a CDS encoding OmpA family protein, giving the protein MTTIPLKRLFVVISVLSLLFLTGCAGMEFAPKKGIWYYPNELPAAERAVDTAQKAGKDKQCPVEFADAKNKKDSAYETFWACRTKEAIAMAKDATKKANALCPAKAERVIDRFTLTINFDFDKAVIRKSDMAQLKKAIDFIKKYPGARIKLEGHTDSTGTEKYNQGLSERRADATMKYLIEKGGFDGSKISTIGYGETQPVASNKTRSGRAKNRRVEILIMGD
- a CDS encoding M3 family oligoendopeptidase: MKHVAWNLTHLFDGDDDPSIGAKRKTVKRRSYAFINKWKARSDYLRSPLILHQALDEYERWRRLYGADGDEGYYFWLRTSQDQNDPKLKARFNIIEQNSKKIENDIQFFHLRLAGIPERSQKKFLRHPRLRPYRHFLERIFAESRYLLSESEEKIMNLKTPSSYSNWVKMTSGFLVKEEREIVTESGSKSRRTFSELISLMNSSDKKTRNSAARAFNDILERHADVAEAEINAILANKKVDDDLRGFSRPDLSRHMSDDIESDIVDALVRTVSDNFDISSRYYSLKARLLNVRKLQYHERNVEYGNISRRYSYRESLRLLLSVFRKLDISFADILERFIQNGHFDVYPRKGKTSGAFCAHHLISHPTYILLNHTGRLNDVLTLAHEMGHGINNELTRASQNALNFGTPISTAEVASTFMEDFVLQEMLRNADDELRLSVMMMRLNDEVSTIFRQIACYCFEHELHAEFRAKGYLSKEEIGKLFQKNMAAYMGDAVEQSPGSENWWVYWGHIRSFFYVYSYASGLLISKSLQNSVKEIPSFISKIKEFLSAGLSDSPRNIFMNIGIDISDERFWGRGIAEVENLLQETTALAKNLGKF